From the genome of Bombus pascuorum chromosome 2, iyBomPasc1.1, whole genome shotgun sequence, one region includes:
- the LOC132916691 gene encoding craniofacial development protein 1: protein MTEEHQLPSDSDEDDEDYVPDGADSEPVSEVESEGDAESGPEDENDENKRETTKKRGRKKNKVVKSKIKKHRRTRKKIEDEVDEKLEEEEEEEGSKEKKELTEEEEKKRADSLWADFMKDTATVPKSKPQSASNKPKEKSPPIEKPKVEEKVKITKVFEFAGEEVKVEKEVSIDSAEARLSLSSAENSEKTGNPGPPAGRGSGRGKGFKRAGLGGISSVLGQLGKKAKISTLEKSKLDWDNYKKQENLEEEISTHNKGKDGYLERQDFLQRADLRQFEIEKQLRNANRRSTR, encoded by the exons aTGACCGAGGAACATCAATTGCCTTCTGACTCTGATGAAGATGATGAAGATTATGTTCCTGATGGTGCAGACAGTGAGCCTGTGTCTGAAGTAGAATCTGAAGGTGATGCAGAAAGTGGTCCTGAGGATGAAAACGatgaaaacaaaagagaaacaacaaagaaaagaggaagaaaaaagaacaaagtcGTAAAGTCTAAAATTAAGAAGCATAgaagaacaagaaaaaaaatagaagacgAGGTTGATGAAAAGctagaagaggaagaggaagaagaaggatcgaaagaaaaaaaagaacttacagaagaagaagagaaaaagagagctGATTCTCTTTGGGCTGACTTTATGAAGGATACAG cGACGGTACCTAAATCAAAGCCACAAAGTGCGtcaaataaaccaaaagagaAATCGCCACCCATAGAAAAGCcaaaagtagaagaaaaagtaaagataactaaagtatttgaatttgCTGGTGAAGAAGTGAAGGTTGAGAAAGAAGTTTCGATAGACTCGGCAGAAGCAAGACTATCTTTATCCTCCGCTGAAAATTCTGAGAAAACAGGAAACCCTGGTCCTCCTGCAGGAAGAGGATCCGGAAGGGGTAAAGGTTTTAAACGGGCTGGTTTGGGAGGTATTTCTTCTGTCCTTGGTCAATTAGGAAAAAAAGCGAAAATTAGTACTTTAGAAAAGTCCAAGTTGGATTGGGACAATtataagaaacaagaaaatttaGAGGAAGAGATTAGTACTCATAACAAAGGTAAAGACGGATATTTAGAACGTCAAGATTTCTTACAGAGAGCAGATTTGAGACAGTTCGAAATTGAAAAGCAGTTACGTAATGCGAACAGACGCAGTACACggtga
- the LOC132904717 gene encoding transcription factor 21 — MPRKRRASTPTLEADEEEFVSEEKYSKDDLDSRAPRNAANARERARMRVLSKAFCRLKTTLPWVPADTKLSKLDTLRLAATYIAHLRAVLRDDGDAHSETTRSLSLALSWPFALQGGNASMLMNNSCNVSSSTSSSSNQYRGQQANHEIQNFHHSGHQSVSLRHNHEPQLSYF, encoded by the exons ATGCCACGCAAGCGACGAGCTTCGACGCCGACGTTGGAAGCCGATGAAGAGGAATTCGTttcggaagaaaaatatagtaaagACGATTTGGACAGTCGTGCGCCAAGAAACGCGGCGAATGCGAGGGAACGGGCTCGGATGAGAGTGCTCAGCAAGGCGTTTTGTAGATTAAAGACAACTTTACCTTGGGTACCAGCTGATACGAAGCTCAGCAAATTGGATACCCTTCGTTTAGCAGCTACTTACATTGCTCATCTTCGAGCGGTTCTGCGAGATGACGGGGATGCGCACTCGGAGACAACCAGATCCTTATCTTTGGCGTTG tctTGGCCGTTTGCTCTTCAAGGTGGGAACGCTTCTATGTTGATGAACAACAGTTGTAACGTGTCATCGTCAACGTCGTCTAGTTCTAATCAGTACCGTGGTCAGCAGGCAAACCATGAGATCCAGAATTTCCATCATTCTGGACATCAGAGCGTGTCACTGCGTCATAATCACGAGCCACAACTTTCCTATTTCTAA